Genomic window (Anaerolineae bacterium):
CTTGTTATTCCCATTCTAAGGAGGGGTAGATGCTCCTACAAGAAGATTTTCTCCGTCAAATGACGGACTCGTTGCCCGGGGAAATTGACAAGGAGCGTATTCGGCACGCCGTGCTGGACATGCTCTACGCCTTTGGCGAGGATCCCGACCGCGAGGGCTTGCACGACACACCAGAGCGTGTTGCGCGGATGTATCAGGAGTTGTTGGCCGGATATCGCGTCGACCCCATTGCCCTGGTCAACGACGCGCTTTTTGAGGTCAGTTACGACGAGATGGTTATCGTCAAGGATATTGAGTTTTATAGTCTGTGCGAGCATCATATGTTGCCTTTCATCGGGCGGGCGCATGTGGCGTACATCCCCAACGGGCGAGTGTTGGGGTTGTCCAAAATCCCGCGCATCGTGGATATGTTCGCGCGACGGCTTCAAGTACAGGAGCGCATGACGCGCCAGATCGCCGAGTTCATGGATGCGCTGCTTCATCCTCAGGGGGTGGCCGTGGTGTTGGAGGGCATTCACATGTGCACCATGATCCGCGGCGTCAAAAAACATGACGCCAAAATGGTGACTTCGACCATGCTGGGATCCTTCCGCACCAACCTGGCCACCCGGGAGGAGTTCTTGAACAATATCTCCCGTGGGAGCATTCCGTTGAGTTTGTAGGCCCTGTCTCACCCAAAGGAGGGGAACCATGGTGAAGGAATTCTCCCTGGGGCTTTTCCTGTTCGCCGCGCTGCTCGCGTCTTTGGCCTGTCAACTGTTCTCCCCGCAAAAGGTGCAGGAGGTGGTCCAGAAGACCCTCCTCACGGTGGCGCAGGTGGTCACCCAGGCGGCGCAGGAGGCGACCTCGGTGGCCGCGCCCGCGCAAGAGGGGCCGGCGGCCGCACTATCAAGCGCCGACCTGCGGTTGCCCTCCCGCAACGCCTTGCGCAGTTGCCGCTCCACGGTCAGGGTGGTTCAGAAAGGGCCTTTCCCTGCCAGTCCCCAGGTCGTGCTGGAGGTCACTTCGGCCTGGCAGAAGGAGCCGGAACCGATTTTCCATCAGGTGATCCGGTCGGGGAATCCGCTTCAATTGACGGCAGAGGTTTGTCAGACCGCTCAGGGGCTCTATGCGCGTTTTGGTGAAAACGAACCCTGGAATTTCCTCGCCGGGATCACTTATGAAGAGGCGTTGGCGGGGCAGATTGACCAGGCTCTCCTGGCCTTCCCCACGGTGTGGACGATAGGGATGGGCGGTGAAGGGCGTCCCGAGACCTACAACGGGATGCCGGTGGTGGCCTATCACTGGGAATCGTAGGCCCCGGCGGTGCGCTGCCCGAAACCTAGCGGCGTGCTTTGGGCGAGGGCGATGCCGCCAGCGCCTGGTTTGAGCCGCGCAAGATGGTGGCCGATGTCAAGGTGACCAGGGACGGATGGGTGCTCCATGCCGAGGTCCGTTTTGAGGGCCAGTGGACCCTGAAGGGTCAGACTTCTCCGGGCAAGGTGGCCTGGGTGGGCGAGGTCACCGACATCAAGGCTTCGTTTTCCATATCCCTTGCCGGAGGGCCTGCAAACGCAGCCCCCCGGCAGCGTCGAGACGCCTTTGCCATTGCCTGATGCTGCCCAGGTGGAGGCGGATACGTCCCAGGGGGTCGTGTATTCGATCCCTGGGATGACGGTCCAGGCGTTGATGGATTTCTGGACCCAGACCCAGGGCCTGAAGATTACGGCGCAGTTCGGCGATGCCAGTGCGGGAGGTATGTTGCTGGCGGCGTTTTGGCCGCAGCCCCTTTACGGTCTCTTTGGCCTGGGTGGCGCAGCGGCATTCACCCAGGCCCGTTTTCGTCGTTCGAGGCAAATCAACCGCTGGCTTTTGCGCGTAGCCATCGGTTTGCTGGGGGTGGCCTTTCTCGCCCATGCCCTGGCGCCCCGCTGGTTCCCTCAATGGAGCCTGTGGCTGCAGGTGGGCCCTATTTGTGGTTCATGGCTGTTATGGATCGCCATGTTGGGGGTCATCGTTTGGTTTTCTCGCCGTCCGTCGGGGGGCGATGACGGCGCAACTTGACACGCCGGCAGGCTTTGCTGTACACTGGAAGCGCCCCGTGAGGTGGCGACTCTTGCAAGGAGGTTGACAATGGCTGTGGAAGCCCGGGTGGTACGTGCCCCTCGCGGCACGACTTTACATTGCGCCAACTGGCAGATTGAGGCCCCCTATCGGATGATCCAGAACAATCTTGACCCGGAAGTGGCCGGAGATCCGGCTAACCTGGTGGTGTACGGGGGGCGTGGGAAAGCGGCCCGCAACTGGGAAGCCTTCGAGGCCATCCTGGAAAGCCTGCGCAACCTCAAGCCCGACGAGACCCTGTTGGTGCAGTCCGGCAAACCGGTGGCCGTGTTCCAGACCCACGAACTGGCCCCGCGGGTGCTCATTGCCAACTCTAACCTGGTCCCAAAGTGGGCCACCTGGGAGGTGTTCGACGAGTTGGAGCGCAAAGGCCTCATCATGTACGGCCAGATGACCGCCGGGTCGTGGATTTACATCGGC
Coding sequences:
- the folE gene encoding GTP cyclohydrolase I FolE gives rise to the protein MLLQEDFLRQMTDSLPGEIDKERIRHAVLDMLYAFGEDPDREGLHDTPERVARMYQELLAGYRVDPIALVNDALFEVSYDEMVIVKDIEFYSLCEHHMLPFIGRAHVAYIPNGRVLGLSKIPRIVDMFARRLQVQERMTRQIAEFMDALLHPQGVAVVLEGIHMCTMIRGVKKHDAKMVTSTMLGSFRTNLATREEFLNNISRGSIPLSL